In the genome of Amaranthus tricolor cultivar Red isolate AtriRed21 chromosome 15, ASM2621246v1, whole genome shotgun sequence, one region contains:
- the LOC130800655 gene encoding NADPH:quinone oxidoreductase, with the protein MAAPALKPVINVAAICGSLRKASYNRGLLRAAMKVCSESIEGMKIEYIDISPLPMINTDLEVDGTYPPVVEDFRQRILEADCILFASPEYNYSVATPLKNAIDWASRPPNVWADKAAAMLSAGGGFGGGRAQYHLRQIGVFLDLHFINKPEFFLKAFEPPTKFDSEGNLIDADAEERIKKVLLSLQAFTLRLKEKC; encoded by the exons ATGGCTGCACCAGCTTTGAAACCAGTTATCAATGTGGCCGCCATTTGTGGCTCCCTTCGCAAGGCTTCCTATAACAGAGGCCTTCTTCGAGCAG CGATGAAGGTATGCTCGGAATCCATCGAAGGCATGAAAATTGAGTACATCGATATTTCGCCATTACCGATGATTAACACCGATCTTGAGGTTGATGGCACTTACCCTCCAGTTGTTGAAGATTTTCGTCAAAGAATTCTCGAAGCTGATTGTATTCTCTTCGCTTCTCCCGAGTATAATTACTCTGTTGCAA CACCTTTAAAGAATGCAATAGATTGGGCATCAAGACCACCAAATGTTTGGGCAGACAAGGCTGCTGCAATGTTAAGTGCTGGAGGAGGTTTTGGTGGTGGCCGAGCTCAATATCATCTGCGTCAAATTGGAGTGTTTCTTGATCTTCATTTCATCAACAAACCCGAGTTTTTCTTGAAAGCATTTGAACCTCCAACCAAATTCGATAGTGAAGGTAACTTGATTGATGCAGATGCCGAAGAAAGGATAAAGAAAGTTTTGTTATCTTTGCAGGCCTTCACCTTACGCCTCAAAGAGAAATGCTGA